One Roseburia rectibacter DNA window includes the following coding sequences:
- a CDS encoding CCA tRNA nucleotidyltransferase: protein MKIVLPEKVKFIIETLEEHGYEAYAVGGCVRDTMLHRTPGDWDITTQAKPEQVKEIFAEKKIHTIDTGIQHGTVTVMVEHEGFEVTTYRIDGEYEDARHPKNVQFTASLLEDLKRRDFTINAMAYNDKNGLVDAFDGVGDLERGVIRCVGCATERFSEDALRMLRAVRFAAQLGFAIEEETKKAMVKLAPNIAKVSAERVQTELVKLITSAHPGEIKTAWETGLTAVFLPEFDRMMETPQNTKHHCYSVGEHTVAALNHIVGDKVLRLTMLLHDVAKPACRTTDESGSDHFYGHPKEGSEIARKILRRLKFDNDTTDKVCRLVCWHDDNPPLSEKNIRRAVSRIGVEQYPALFAVKRADILAQSEYQRGEKLAYVDGYEALYRDILEKNQCLTIRDLAVNGSDLIAAGMKPGKEIGETLKGLLELVLDEPELNTKERLLERICSHE from the coding sequence ATGAAAATCGTTTTGCCGGAAAAAGTAAAATTTATCATAGAAACATTAGAAGAACATGGCTATGAAGCGTATGCAGTCGGCGGCTGTGTGCGCGACACCATGTTACACCGCACACCGGGGGACTGGGATATCACGACACAGGCGAAACCGGAGCAGGTTAAAGAAATATTTGCCGAAAAAAAGATCCATACCATTGATACCGGGATACAGCATGGAACAGTCACCGTGATGGTGGAACATGAGGGATTTGAAGTGACAACTTACCGGATCGACGGTGAATATGAGGATGCAAGACACCCGAAAAACGTGCAGTTCACGGCGAGTCTGCTGGAAGATTTAAAACGGCGTGATTTTACAATCAATGCCATGGCATATAATGACAAAAACGGTCTGGTCGATGCATTTGACGGTGTGGGTGATTTAGAGCGGGGCGTGATACGATGCGTGGGATGTGCCACAGAGCGTTTTTCGGAAGATGCGCTTAGGATGCTTCGTGCCGTGCGTTTTGCTGCACAGCTTGGATTTGCGATTGAGGAAGAGACAAAAAAGGCGATGGTAAAACTTGCACCGAATATTGCAAAAGTCAGTGCGGAACGGGTACAGACCGAACTGGTAAAATTAATTACTTCTGCGCATCCGGGCGAGATCAAAACAGCATGGGAGACAGGTCTTACAGCAGTATTTCTGCCGGAGTTTGACCGTATGATGGAGACGCCGCAGAACACAAAGCATCATTGTTATTCGGTCGGGGAACACACTGTGGCAGCCTTAAATCATATTGTGGGAGATAAGGTGCTGCGCCTTACAATGTTGTTACACGATGTGGCAAAACCTGCGTGCAGGACCACGGATGAGTCTGGCAGCGATCATTTTTACGGACATCCGAAGGAAGGCAGTGAGATCGCACGAAAGATCCTGCGCCGGTTAAAGTTTGACAATGATACGACGGATAAGGTGTGCCGTCTGGTGTGCTGGCATGATGATAATCCGCCTCTTTCAGAGAAAAATATTAGAAGAGCAGTAAGCAGGATCGGAGTGGAACAGTATCCGGCATTGTTTGCGGTAAAACGTGCAGATATCCTGGCACAGAGCGAATACCAGAGGGGAGAAAAGTTAGCATACGTGGATGGATATGAGGCATTATACCGGGATATTTTAGAAAAAAATCAGTGCCTTACGATACGGGACCTGGCAGTCAATGGAAGTGACCTGATCGCTGCCGGGATGAAACCGGGAAAAGAGATCGGGGAAACATTAAAAGGTCTTTTGGAACTGGTGCTTGATGAACCGGAGCTGAATACAAAAGAAAGACTATTGGAGAGAATCTGTAGTCATGAATGA
- a CDS encoding CotS family spore coat protein has translation MYNRPEQVLEQYELEVKSISRGRDSYQCDTEQGPKILREYRGSKERAEFLADMLDHLDRQGRTVETIMRTKEGEPFSVNEEETKYILYQAYPGAECDTKNRSDMFSAVKELALLHQSAQNYEGSVPEFLRSGQNSLLMLYEKRNRELNKVKNYIRAKKKKNDFEMMFAVWYPEYVKKAKETTDILKDLGRQEKLIGFCHGDYNQHNVIFSQDGIAVVHFENFLYQERVGDLANFIRKMMEKNNWNAGLGMDLIRNYDRVKKLSPEELKYLYVYLAYPEKFWKIANRYYNSHKAWLSGRNIEKLEKVIAQEDAREQFLQMLFHFTV, from the coding sequence TTGTATAATCGACCGGAACAGGTATTAGAACAATACGAACTGGAAGTAAAATCCATCTCAAGAGGACGGGACAGCTATCAGTGTGATACCGAACAGGGACCAAAAATATTGCGTGAATACAGAGGTTCGAAAGAACGGGCAGAGTTTTTAGCAGATATGCTGGATCATCTTGATAGACAGGGAAGAACTGTGGAAACGATAATGCGCACAAAAGAGGGCGAGCCGTTTTCTGTGAATGAGGAGGAAACAAAATACATATTATATCAGGCGTATCCGGGTGCAGAATGTGATACGAAAAACAGGTCAGATATGTTTAGCGCAGTAAAAGAACTTGCGCTGCTGCATCAGTCTGCACAGAATTATGAGGGCAGTGTACCGGAGTTTTTACGATCGGGACAGAACAGTCTGTTAATGCTTTATGAAAAAAGAAACCGTGAGTTAAACAAAGTAAAGAATTATATCCGTGCAAAAAAGAAAAAAAATGATTTTGAGATGATGTTTGCGGTCTGGTATCCGGAATATGTGAAAAAAGCGAAAGAGACAACGGATATTTTAAAGGATCTTGGACGGCAGGAGAAACTGATCGGATTCTGTCATGGTGACTATAACCAGCACAATGTTATTTTCTCACAGGATGGAATTGCAGTCGTTCATTTTGAAAATTTCCTGTATCAGGAGAGAGTCGGGGATCTTGCAAACTTTATCCGGAAAATGATGGAAAAGAATAACTGGAATGCAGGACTTGGCATGGATCTGATACGTAATTATGACCGGGTAAAAAAGCTGTCGCCGGAAGAACTGAAATATCTGTATGTTTATCTTGCATATCCGGAAAAATTCTGGAAGATCGCAAACCGTTATTATAATTCACATAAAGCATGGCTGTCAGGGAGAAATATAGAAAAATTAGAGAAAGTTATTGCGCAGGAAGATGCAAGGGAACAGTTTTTACAGATGCTCTTCCACTTTACCGTGTAG